A segment of the Hemicordylus capensis ecotype Gifberg chromosome 6, rHemCap1.1.pri, whole genome shotgun sequence genome:
aaatgaaaggcagtatagaaatttaacaataaatacataaatatataaatacattaattCATAAATGTGTGAATGTACACCCTCCATTTTGGAGgtgatgcaaactaaaagccgggtgtgaaaaacttcaaggTGTTGGAAAAGACCTTGACCCGAACCTGATTGAATAGTCACAGCCACCCTAAGCAGACAATACTTAGAtacaggttaccttagagaagtCCTTCTTCTGAATAATTCCAacctcacattaaggtcatctggagaggtccacctcCAGCTGTCATAAGTTCATCTGTTGGTGACTCAGAATTGGGGCTTCTCAGCAGCTGCTCCTAGCCTGAGGAATGCATACCCTGCAGAAATCTGGAGCCTAACAACATCATTGGCTtacaagagagcccttaagatttacttgtttggtctggccatGTTTAGTctttagttttaaaatgttttaaaagtgttttatattgttttagttcTTTATTGTTTTACTGGTTGTAATTGATTGTTATGTCTCTGTATTATTTTTTGTAAacagatggggtggtataaaaatataatacattCATATATATGTACTGGACCAGATAGACCAATGTTTTGATGGtaatataaggtagcttcctatgatcATTCAAGAAAGTGAATCCTAGCCAATTACCACTGCAATCAGTGATCAGTTAAAAGAAAGCTTAGCCATCTAtccacaccatagttttatagTTCCCTCACAAAGAGCCTATAGGGGCATGAATTGCACTGGACATTTATAGAAAAATTATGTTTAAGATACATGCAAATACCTTTGTgatttctcatttatttatttatttatgttgtcACATGGCTCACTTGATTGTAAGTATTAATTCCACCATAGTACAACATGTTCAAAACCATTTGCATTCCTATGAAACTGATAAGATTGACCAACTGAAATTAATGTACTAATGTAACCAAAGGCTCTGAACAGGTTGGTAGTGCTTTATTATGAAATCAGTAAATGGTGGGTTATCTAAGAGAGATAAGttgtctaaataataataattatcattatggataattattaataattattaaataatattattaaataataataaataaaatattaaataataataaaaattaataatagttattattattatcaataattataaataattattacaccattattaaataataattaagtattagttattcatcatcatcatcatcatcattatcctcATCATactttaaggtcatcaagagaggcccatctccagctaccaccagctTGCCTGGCAGTGATTTGGAATCAAGCCTTctttgcagctgctcctgggctctggaatgcactctctattGATAGCcaaggcttaagagttttagcagcctttaaaagagccctaaacaTTTATCTTTTTTTAGCCTTTAGTGAATacagaaatgattttaaactggttttaatgagttatttgtttgttttttctctgtttctgtatttgtgaactgcctatagccatctgggtgaggcagtataataaatacataaataaataaataaataaatacagatactacaaatacgaatacgacgattatttatatactgcttctcaacaaaagtttccaaagctgtttacatcagtataaataaatacataaaatggctccctgtccccaaagggctcacaatcttaaaaaagaaacataagatagacaccagcaaaagccactggaggaatgttgtgctggggatggagagggccagttgctctccccctgctaaataaagagaatcaaaacttttaaaaggtgcctcttttatcagttagcaggggattcacATTCACAAATGGATACACAAGATGCCAGAATTGAGCTTCTTGAAACCTACATGTCCTAATTTCATAAATGAACCCTGTTCTGTAGTTTCTAATGTCCTAATCAATGTTGCCTTGATTGTGCACAGAGTAAGCCATCTGGGCTCTACTTCCAGATGCTCCAGTTAAACCCCACTGTGCTCCATAACCCTATTATTATCATAACTGTTATCACCATTAAAAAGTCATCATATCATGGAGGAGGGAACAATTCGAGTTCTCTGAAtctaggccccccccccacctttctttaATATGGCATCTTTCAGTTTGACCATGGCTTTAGTCTTCTGTTTGAAAACATCCTAATGAAATGACTGTGTTATGCAAAACTCTGCTTATGGTCTCTCTAACTTCCCTGTTCCGAAGGCTGTATATTATTGGGTTAAGAAATGGAGCCACTACTGTGTAGAGGATGGACACCAGCTTATTGAGATCAAAGCTCCCAATGGCTTTAGGACGGGCATACATGAATATGGTGGTGGCATAGAACATTGAGACGACTGTCAAGTGGGAGACACAGGTGGAAAAAGCTTTATGTTTCCCTTTGGTGGAAGGGATCCTCGCAACTGTGCAAAAGATGAAGATATAAGATGTTCCAGTCACCAGTAATGAAGTCATAAGGACTGATAATGCTGCAATGAAATCCAGCATCTCAATTAATGAAGTTTCAGTGCATGACAACCTCAATAAGGGTGACAGGTCACAGAAGAAGTGTCTGATGGTGTTTGTGCTACAGAACTGCAACTTGGAGATCATCACCACAGATGGAAAGGAAGCGAGGAAGCCACCTAGCCAGGAACTCAGGCTTAAGACAGTGCAGGTTCTGTGATTCATGAGTGATGGATAATGTAATGGGTGGCAAATGGCCAGATACCGGTCATAGGCCATTGTTGCCAAGAGGAAACACTCAGAGGAAGCCAATGACAGGAAAAAATACAACTGAGTAAGGCAGCCTCCCAGCGTGATAGCCTTCTCACCCAGCAGTAGAATGGAGAACAGTTTTGGCATTGTTACTGAGACATAGAAGATTTCTAGAAGAGAGAGATTTCCGAGGAAGAAGTACATAGGAGTGCGAAGACGGCTGTTCAACCAAATTGTCGCAATGAGGAGAAGATTTTCAAGCACGGTCAGAATGTAGATAGTGAAGAACAATGTAAACAACACTAGCTGGTACTGCGGAAGTTCAGGAAAACCCATAATTGTGAATTCTACATGGGATGTTTGGTTCTGCATTCTCCTATCAGTATAACCCTCCTTTCCTAATAAAAAAAGGGAAATGCTAGACATAATTTTCCCCAAAACAGAATATAAAACATAACTTGTAACCATTCATCAACTTGTTGATAGGCAATAAAATTTGTGAGGTGATATCAGTTGTGAGGTGTTATCAGTCCAATCAATATATTTGCGAGGGTCAGTAAATGTTGCTGATGTAAATCGTGCCCCATTAAATGAATTAATTCAGCAAACTGTTAATTAAAAGTACAATCTGATGCTGCTGCTCTAGATATCAGTCACAAGGTCAGTTCTGATAAGCCGGATGGAGAACTAAGCAAGGGTTTTTCTGATATATTAGTCAATACATACATAATTATTATCAAATATTTGCAATCTGTCAAAAACTATAACATATTTTGCAACTTGTGTAATGCATAATGTTCTATTCATTTTCATTTAGCTTTACATTCATTTCATTTTAGATACCCTTTGTTGATTTTATGTCTACTTTAATTCTGGAGATCCTAAGTCTTTCATAAAGAAGTTCTTCCATTTCTTTTACAGACAACATATTCCGGCGGCTTGCAATTTCATATCATAATTTTGATTATGTGGTGAAGCTGCATTTTCTTCCATGCCTGAAAAAGTTCAAATTGCAATTGATAGTCCTTCTGCTATAATTGCAAAAGTGCTTCTCAGAATGTCCGCAGGTCTCCTACTGGGCATTGTCCGATAGCAAGTTCTCCTGCTGAAACTTCATCAACCAGATAACAAACAGCTGTGATTCATATACTGACAGATTATCCCATTAATGTAACATAtgaaaataagaagctgccttatatcaggtcaaaccattgctccatctagctcagtattgtctacactgactggaagcatctctccaaggtttcaggcaggagtctttcccagcctcacctgaagatgccagggaatgcgtccagaaccttctgcatggaaagcagatgctctaccactcagctatggccctatcactgagctacagtagaGCTCACTTTAGAGAGCAGACATTCCAATAGCATATACCCAGATTCTGTTTGTGGTTTCAACATTTGAATTACAATTTTTGCTTGAATTTTTTCTGCTAGATTTGTTTTTGATCAAGTAACAACTAAAGATCAAGAGTGTTCATATGAATGGAATTGTCTTACTCTGAGAATCCTATGTGTTTCACCTcaattccatgatggaagagaGATATCAGTCATATAAAAATCATCTGAGCTGAAGTCAGAGATCAAAACAGGCCCGAGTGGAAATCACTTCCTCTGCATGCACCAAAACCAATTATTTCTTCTGGTGATACTTTCTAAGTGGCAATTCCAGAGTGTTTAGGAACAATGAAATGTAAGAAACTGCCTAATACCAAATCAGGcacttaagaacttaagaacataaggatagccctgctggatcaggcccaaggcccatctagtccagcatcctgtttcacacagtggcccaccagatgctgctggaagccacaggcaggagttgatggcatactctctttcctgctgttactcccctgcaacttgatctatctagctcagaattgtctacactgattggcagcagttctccaaagtttcaggcaggagtctctccaaacccttcttggagatgccagagcatgaacttgggaccttctgcatgcaaacatagctcttccaccaagctatggctccatcccctattgGGAATACCTAACAGCACTCTGgaatagtcacccatccaaatgcaaaccaaggcagatcctgcttggtagaggggacaattgatgctcacTGTCTCAAGACCAGCTTTCTGCATGGAGCCCTCACTTTTGAAGGGAGGCTTTGGAAGGGGGATGTTGGC
Coding sequences within it:
- the LOC128331168 gene encoding olfactory receptor 6P1-like: MQNQTSHVEFTIMGFPELPQYQLVLFTLFFTIYILTVLENLLLIATIWLNSRLRTPMYFFLGNLSLLEIFYVSVTMPKLFSILLLGEKAITLGGCLTQLYFFLSLASSECFLLATMAYDRYLAICHPLHYPSLMNHRTCTVLSLSSWLGGFLASFPSVVMISKLQFCSTNTIRHFFCDLSPLLRLSCTETSLIEMLDFIAALSVLMTSLLVTGTSYIFIFCTVARIPSTKGKHKAFSTCVSHLTVVSMFYATTIFMYARPKAIGSFDLNKLVSILYTVVAPFLNPIIYSLRNREVRETISRVLHNTVISLGCFQTED